A single Staphylococcus muscae DNA region contains:
- a CDS encoding sensor histidine kinase, giving the protein MNHYIRTIGSMLILVYAMFTVFFFIDKVFVNIIFFQGMLYKQIFGISVFLFINLVVVFFCILVGSVIAYKINQQYDWLQEQIERAIQGETVGINDHQIELYNETIGLYQTLVPLNQELHKLRIKTQNLTNEQYNMNDLKVKKIIEDERQRLARELHDSVSQQLFAASLMLSAIKETELEPPLDQQIPTLEKMIQESQLEMRALLLHLRPIGLKDKTLGEGIKSLVTDLQRKVPMKVIYDIDTFEVPKGIEDHLFRITQEAISNTLRHANGTQVSVELLNRDGHLLLRIQDDGIGFNPDEKMEQSYGLKNMRERATEIGATFHIVSLPNAGTRIEVKAPLDKEGQQYDD; this is encoded by the coding sequence ATGAATCATTATATCCGAACGATTGGTTCTATGTTGATATTAGTTTATGCAATGTTCACTGTGTTTTTCTTCATTGATAAGGTATTTGTCAATATTATTTTTTTTCAAGGCATGTTGTATAAACAAATTTTCGGTATTTCAGTTTTTTTATTTATCAACTTAGTTGTTGTATTTTTTTGTATTCTTGTCGGAAGTGTCATTGCGTATAAAATCAATCAACAATACGATTGGTTACAAGAACAAATTGAACGTGCTATACAAGGTGAGACAGTTGGTATTAATGATCATCAAATAGAACTATACAATGAAACGATTGGACTTTATCAAACATTAGTTCCATTGAATCAAGAGTTGCATAAACTAAGAATTAAAACGCAGAATTTAACGAATGAACAGTATAATATGAATGACCTAAAGGTGAAAAAGATTATAGAAGATGAACGGCAACGTTTAGCACGTGAGCTACACGATAGTGTGTCTCAACAGTTATTTGCGGCGAGTTTAATGTTGTCAGCGATTAAAGAGACAGAGTTGGAACCACCTTTAGATCAACAAATTCCAACATTGGAGAAAATGATTCAAGAATCACAACTTGAGATGCGCGCATTGTTATTACACTTACGACCGATTGGTTTGAAAGATAAAACACTTGGAGAAGGAATCAAGTCACTAGTGACAGATTTGCAGCGCAAAGTACCGATGAAAGTTATTTATGACATCGATACGTTTGAAGTGCCAAAGGGCATTGAAGATCATCTATTTCGTATTACTCAAGAAGCGATTTCTAATACATTAAGACATGCGAATGGGACACAAGTCAGTGTTGAGTTGTTGAATCGTGATGGACATCTTTTGTTGCGTATACAAGATGATGGCATCGGATTTAACCCGGATGAAAAGATGGAACAGAGTTATGGATTAAAAAATATGAGAGAGCGTGCGACAGAGATTGGCGCAACGTTCCATATCGTATCATTGCCGAATGCAGGAACGCGCATTGAGGTGAAAGC
- the vraT gene encoding cell wall-active antibiotics response protein VraT gives MTQKYISTELLILFTALMIIANFYYIFFEKIGYLLVILLGGILMYVGYIYFHKVRGLLCFWIGALMIAFTLLSNKYTLVILFIFMVIVAFRYIKYKRRPLSIIATDDASTSQSSFLKQKWFGEQKTPIYVYKWEDLQIQHGIGDVHIDMVKAANLKAQNTIVLRHLIGKIQVIVPLNYHVNLNVSAFYGTAIMGQQRQKIDNTNMTMHTEQKQDSYTVNIYASTLIGDIEVIFR, from the coding sequence ATGACCCAGAAATATATTTCAACTGAACTACTCATTCTTTTTACTGCACTGATGATTATTGCCAATTTTTACTATATCTTTTTTGAAAAAATTGGTTATTTATTAGTCATTTTATTAGGCGGTATTTTGATGTATGTCGGTTATATATATTTTCATAAAGTACGAGGCTTGCTCTGTTTTTGGATTGGCGCATTGATGATTGCTTTTACGTTGCTATCCAATAAATATACGCTTGTAATTTTATTTATCTTTATGGTGATTGTTGCTTTTCGCTATATCAAATATAAACGCCGTCCATTATCGATTATTGCAACAGACGATGCATCGACATCACAATCGTCATTTCTCAAACAAAAATGGTTCGGAGAGCAAAAAACGCCGATTTATGTCTATAAGTGGGAAGATTTGCAAATTCAACATGGTATTGGTGATGTACACATTGATATGGTTAAGGCAGCAAATTTGAAAGCACAAAATACGATTGTTCTTCGCCATTTAATTGGCAAAATTCAAGTCATTGTCCCTCTCAATTATCATGTTAATTTAAATGTATCTGCATTTTATGGTACGGCGATTATGGGCCAACAACGCCAAAAAATTGATAACACGAATATGACGATGCATACAGAACAGAAACAAGATAGTTATACTGTAAATATCTATGCATCAACATTGATTGGTGACATAGAGGTGATCTTCCGATGA
- the map gene encoding type I methionyl aminopeptidase, with product MIVKTDEERQALLEIGAICAKVRDTMREATKPGVTTKELDQIAKEMFEAEGALSAPIHDENFPGQTCISVNEEVAHGIPSQRVIREGDLVNIDVSALKNGYYADTGISFVVGEADDPVKQQVCDVAEEAFDAAMTKIKVGSKLSQIGKAVHATARKNGLKVIKNLTGHGVGQSLHEAPAHIMNYFDPNEKTLLKEGMVLAVEPFISSNATFVTEGKNEWAFETSDKSYVAQIEHTVIVTKDGPILTTKLDETD from the coding sequence ATGATAGTAAAAACGGATGAAGAACGTCAAGCATTGCTAGAAATTGGCGCGATATGTGCCAAAGTAAGAGATACGATGCGTGAAGCGACAAAACCTGGCGTAACAACGAAAGAACTTGATCAAATAGCGAAAGAGATGTTTGAAGCAGAAGGCGCTTTGTCAGCACCGATTCATGATGAAAACTTTCCAGGACAAACTTGTATCAGTGTCAATGAAGAAGTGGCGCATGGTATTCCTAGCCAACGTGTTATTCGTGAAGGGGATCTTGTGAATATCGATGTATCGGCACTTAAAAATGGCTACTATGCAGATACAGGTATTTCATTTGTTGTTGGAGAAGCAGACGATCCAGTAAAGCAACAGGTCTGTGATGTTGCTGAAGAAGCATTTGATGCGGCAATGACAAAAATCAAAGTAGGCAGCAAACTGAGCCAAATTGGAAAAGCAGTCCATGCAACTGCACGAAAAAACGGGCTAAAAGTCATCAAAAACTTAACTGGACATGGCGTAGGCCAATCTTTACATGAAGCACCTGCGCATATTATGAATTATTTTGATCCGAACGAAAAAACATTATTAAAAGAAGGTATGGTTCTGGCAGTGGAACCGTTTATCTCATCAAATGCGACTTTTGTTACAGAAGGAAAGAATGAATGGGCATTTGAAACATCTGATAAAAGTTATGTTGCTCAAATCGAACATACGGTGATTGTCACAAAAGATGGTCCAATCTTAACGACAAAGTTAGATGAAACAGATTAA
- a CDS encoding FUSC family protein codes for MKIKWYKKVIGARTIKTGLATFLTALFCLSLNLNPIFAILSAVVTIEPTVKASIHKGYKRLPATVMGAFIAVVSTYFFGDESAIAYGLTATLTIVLCIRFNLHPGILVATLTALAMIPDIHDDYMFNFFSRLLTAIIGLVTAGLVNFMVLPPKYYEQIEALIASSERQIYYLFDERMKELLIGHFQSAKSDKLVDQLHTCNTRIEELLGYQRDELKYHKSKNRSDDWMRLRKLTNRAHENRLLLTHLSNIIYLPQDAMIVFTDKEKEAVINISQSVDQIYQCGTFKPKRQSASTLKNSVKGLNEFDINQIKSHTIYEILLIYRILLLRYRVK; via the coding sequence ATGAAAATAAAATGGTATAAAAAAGTCATTGGTGCCCGTACCATCAAAACCGGATTAGCCACTTTTTTGACGGCTTTGTTCTGTCTGTCACTTAACTTAAACCCTATTTTTGCGATTTTGTCAGCAGTTGTTACAATTGAGCCTACTGTCAAAGCTTCCATACACAAAGGGTATAAACGATTGCCTGCAACCGTCATGGGGGCATTTATTGCGGTTGTCTCCACATACTTTTTTGGTGACGAATCCGCCATTGCATATGGTTTGACGGCAACATTAACAATTGTATTGTGTATTCGCTTCAACCTGCACCCTGGTATACTCGTTGCCACACTGACTGCATTGGCAATGATTCCAGATATTCATGATGATTACATGTTTAACTTTTTCTCGAGACTCTTAACAGCCATTATCGGGTTAGTCACTGCTGGTCTTGTGAACTTTATGGTACTGCCACCTAAATATTATGAACAAATTGAAGCACTCATTGCATCTTCAGAACGACAAATCTATTACTTATTTGATGAACGTATGAAGGAGTTATTAATTGGCCATTTCCAATCTGCCAAAAGTGATAAACTCGTCGATCAATTGCACACTTGTAACACACGCATTGAAGAATTACTCGGTTATCAGCGTGATGAACTGAAATATCATAAGTCGAAAAACCGCTCAGATGATTGGATGCGATTGCGTAAACTTACCAATCGTGCACATGAAAACCGTCTACTATTGACACACTTGTCGAATATTATCTATTTACCTCAAGATGCCATGATAGTCTTTACTGACAAAGAAAAAGAAGCTGTCATCAATATTTCACAAAGTGTTGATCAAATCTATCAATGCGGTACTTTTAAACCTAAGCGGCAATCTGCTTCTACACTGAAAAATTCAGTCAAAGGCTTAAATGAATTTGATATCAATCAAATTAAAAGTCATACAATTTATGAAATCTTATTAATCTACCGTATTTTATTATTGCGTTATCGCGTGAAGTAA
- a CDS encoding type 1 glutamine amidotransferase, translating to MHELTVFHFMPDKLNLYSDIGNIMALKYRAKQRNININVVDVNETEGINLKEADIFFIGGGSDREQAIATKELTKIKAELKEAIDDGLPGLVVCGGYQFLGEKYITADGKELEGLHILDFYTEAQTDRLTGDIVIESEQFGTIVGFENHGGRTYHSYPTLGHVTHGYGNNDKDKQEGIHYKNLLGTYLHGPVLPKNHEMTDYLLRTAAERKGITFEPEKIDNMAEEQAKQVLVDRAKKDKK from the coding sequence ATGCATGAGTTAACGGTATTTCATTTTATGCCTGATAAATTGAATCTTTACAGTGATATTGGTAATATCATGGCGTTAAAATATCGAGCAAAACAACGGAATATTAATATTAATGTTGTCGATGTCAACGAAACGGAAGGCATCAACTTAAAAGAAGCGGATATTTTCTTCATAGGTGGCGGTAGTGACCGAGAACAAGCAATTGCAACGAAAGAACTTACAAAGATTAAGGCAGAGTTGAAGGAAGCAATTGATGATGGATTACCCGGACTTGTCGTGTGTGGTGGATATCAATTTTTAGGCGAAAAATATATTACGGCAGATGGGAAAGAACTAGAAGGTCTGCATATTCTGGATTTTTATACGGAAGCGCAAACAGACCGACTCACTGGTGATATTGTGATTGAAAGTGAACAGTTCGGTACGATTGTCGGCTTTGAGAATCATGGAGGTCGTACGTATCATTCATATCCAACATTAGGTCATGTCACACATGGATATGGCAATAATGATAAGGATAAACAAGAAGGCATTCATTATAAAAACTTACTTGGGACGTATTTACATGGTCCGGTTTTACCAAAAAATCATGAAATGACGGATTACTTACTACGTACAGCAGCGGAACGTAAAGGCATAACATTCGAACCAGAAAAAATCGATAACATGGCAGAAGAACAAGCAAAGCAAGTTTTAGTAGACAGAGCGAAAAAAGATAAAAAATAA
- a CDS encoding Mur ligase family protein — protein sequence MRQWTAITLAKLARKASRAAGKKGTDLPGQVARKVDSNILRTMAAKVDEVVFVSGTNGKTTTSNLIGHTLKQNNIPIIHNNEGANMAAGITSAFIVQSTPNTKIAVIEIDEGSIPRVLKEMTPTKMVFTNFFRDQMDRFGEIDIMVNNILSAISGKGIQLILNTDDPFVSRLKIASDNVTYYGMDADAHVFEQSTMNESRYCPNCGELLEYSHIHYNQLGHYRCQCGFNRHEPDYTVSSFDVTPFLNMTVNEATFNMKIAGDFNAYNALAAYAVLRELGLDDVAVQKGFETYTSDNGRMQYFEKNNKKALINLAKNPAGMNASMAMGDQLEDRKVYLFSLNDFPADGRDTSWIYDADFEKLQHQEIEAIVVTGNRAEELQLRLKLAEINVPVIVERDIYKATALTMDYPSMTVAIPNYTSLAPMLDQLERSFKEGHGHA from the coding sequence ATGAGACAATGGACAGCGATTACGTTGGCAAAGCTTGCACGAAAAGCAAGTCGTGCCGCGGGTAAAAAAGGTACAGACTTACCTGGACAAGTTGCGAGAAAGGTAGATTCAAACATATTGAGAACAATGGCGGCTAAAGTTGATGAAGTTGTATTTGTCAGTGGTACAAACGGAAAAACAACGACATCAAACTTAATCGGTCATACATTAAAACAAAATAATATTCCAATTATCCATAATAATGAAGGGGCGAATATGGCGGCAGGAATTACATCTGCATTTATCGTTCAGTCAACCCCGAATACAAAGATTGCTGTAATAGAAATTGATGAAGGTTCCATTCCACGTGTATTGAAGGAAATGACACCAACAAAAATGGTGTTCACCAACTTTTTCAGGGATCAAATGGATCGCTTTGGTGAAATAGATATTATGGTGAACAACATTTTATCTGCTATTAGTGGAAAAGGCATCCAATTGATATTAAATACAGATGATCCATTCGTCAGTCGTTTGAAAATAGCGAGCGACAATGTCACATATTATGGGATGGATGCGGATGCACATGTATTTGAACAATCGACAATGAATGAAAGCCGATACTGTCCAAATTGTGGAGAATTACTTGAATACAGTCACATTCATTACAATCAGCTTGGGCATTATCGTTGCCAATGTGGTTTCAATCGCCATGAGCCGGACTATACTGTATCATCATTTGATGTGACACCATTTTTGAATATGACTGTGAATGAAGCGACATTTAATATGAAAATTGCGGGTGACTTCAATGCTTATAATGCCCTTGCTGCTTATGCTGTATTGAGAGAGTTAGGGTTGGATGATGTAGCAGTTCAAAAGGGTTTTGAAACATACACTTCAGATAATGGACGTATGCAATATTTCGAGAAGAATAACAAGAAAGCATTGATTAACTTAGCGAAAAATCCAGCAGGGATGAATGCATCAATGGCGATGGGAGATCAGTTAGAAGACCGAAAAGTTTATTTGTTTAGTCTTAATGACTTTCCAGCTGATGGACGAGATACGTCGTGGATCTATGATGCGGATTTTGAAAAACTTCAACATCAAGAGATTGAGGCCATTGTTGTAACGGGAAATCGTGCAGAAGAATTGCAATTGCGATTGAAGTTAGCGGAAATAAATGTCCCAGTGATTGTTGAAAGAGATATTTACAAAGCGACGGCACTTACAATGGACTATCCAAGTATGACGGTTGCGATACCGAACTATACATCACTAGCACCTATGTTGGATCAGCTAGAACGTTCTTTTAAGGAGGGACATGGACATGCATGA
- the ftnA gene encoding H-type ferritin FtnA produces the protein MLDKQLLDALNDQMNHEFFAAHAYMAMAAYCDYKSYDGFANFYIEQAKEERFHGQKIYDYINDRGEKAEFKALDTPKVEFDSILQTFEDGLKQEQEVTRRFYNLSEIANDKKDYATISFLNWFLDEQVEEESMFETHIDYLKRIGNDSNTLYLYEKELAARTFSEEA, from the coding sequence ATGTTAGATAAACAACTACTAGATGCTTTAAACGATCAAATGAATCATGAATTCTTTGCTGCACACGCATATATGGCCATGGCTGCCTATTGTGATTACAAATCATATGATGGCTTTGCAAACTTCTATATTGAACAAGCAAAAGAAGAACGCTTCCACGGACAGAAAATTTATGATTACATCAATGATCGTGGTGAAAAGGCAGAATTCAAAGCTTTAGACACACCAAAAGTTGAATTTGATTCAATTTTACAAACATTTGAAGATGGCTTAAAGCAAGAACAAGAAGTTACAAGAAGATTCTACAACTTGTCTGAAATTGCAAATGACAAGAAAGATTATGCAACAATTTCATTTTTAAATTGGTTTTTAGATGAACAAGTTGAAGAAGAATCAATGTTTGAAACACATATTGATTATTTAAAACGTATCGGTAATGATTCAAATACTTTATATTTATATGAAAAAGAACTTGCAGCACGTACTTTTTCAGAAGAAGCATAA
- a CDS encoding 3'-5' exonuclease, producing MTNNAFIALDFETANYKRTSICSVGMVKIVNHQLTESFHTLVNPNDFFSERNIQVHGIQQRDVLHAPAFNEVLPYMLDFIIDLPVVAHNAAFDMSVLHASLKAAHFDTPDLTYFCSCQLARRTVSSHRYGLKHMMDFYGLDFRGHHDALNDAKACAMITYRLLKHYPDLQTVLNVYGKKLRDKDAL from the coding sequence ATGACAAACAATGCCTTTATCGCATTGGACTTTGAAACAGCAAATTATAAAAGAACAAGTATTTGTTCAGTAGGAATGGTTAAAATTGTAAACCATCAATTGACCGAATCTTTTCATACATTGGTGAATCCAAATGACTTCTTCTCTGAGCGTAATATCCAAGTTCATGGCATTCAGCAAAGAGATGTGCTTCATGCACCTGCATTTAATGAAGTGCTTCCTTATATGTTGGATTTTATTATCGATTTACCCGTTGTTGCACATAATGCAGCGTTCGATATGTCTGTTTTACATGCGAGCTTAAAGGCTGCTCATTTTGATACGCCAGACCTTACCTATTTCTGCTCATGCCAACTCGCACGCCGCACAGTGTCTTCACATCGTTATGGCTTAAAACATATGATGGACTTCTATGGTTTGGACTTCCGTGGCCATCATGATGCATTAAATGATGCCAAAGCTTGTGCCATGATTACGTATCGCTTACTCAAACACTATCCAGACTTACAAACAGTATTGAACGTTTATGGTAAAAAACTACGTGATAAAGACGCTCTATAA
- the dinB gene encoding DNA polymerase IV — translation MEKRIVHIDMDYFYAQVEVRDNPKLKGKPVIVGGRASGRGVVATASYEARAMGVHSAMPMARAHQLCPDGYYITPRFEVYRAVSQQIMEIFHRYTSLVEPLSLDEAYLDITASVNAERSASQIAQMIRRDIWQETGLTSSAGVSYNKFLAKLASGMNKPNGITVITYHNVHDILMKLDIGDFPGVGKVSKEKMHEYGIYTGEDLYQKSERDLIYLFGKRGKYLYERVRGKDEREVKSERQRKSVGAERTFSVDTNQDEEILRKIEMLCEKIEERLEKLQKAGYTVTVKIKTNTFETHTKQQSLKTPVQQARDIYQIAYDLYYDVKDPDIPIRLIGVTVGTLQDAAFRNMTIYDFL, via the coding sequence ATGGAAAAAAGGATCGTACATATAGATATGGATTATTTCTATGCACAAGTGGAAGTGAGAGATAACCCAAAACTTAAAGGGAAACCTGTTATTGTTGGTGGACGGGCGAGTGGGCGTGGCGTTGTGGCAACAGCGTCATATGAAGCGAGAGCAATGGGTGTACATTCGGCCATGCCAATGGCTCGTGCACACCAGCTATGTCCAGACGGTTACTATATAACGCCAAGATTTGAAGTTTATCGAGCGGTTTCTCAACAGATTATGGAGATTTTCCATCGTTATACGTCATTGGTTGAACCATTATCACTGGATGAGGCGTATTTGGATATTACAGCCAGTGTGAATGCTGAACGTTCAGCCTCTCAAATTGCACAAATGATTCGGCGTGATATATGGCAAGAAACGGGATTAACTTCAAGTGCGGGTGTGTCATATAATAAATTTTTGGCGAAGTTAGCGAGTGGGATGAACAAACCTAATGGCATTACAGTGATTACTTACCACAATGTGCATGATATCTTGATGAAACTGGATATTGGAGATTTTCCAGGTGTTGGGAAAGTATCTAAGGAAAAAATGCATGAATATGGTATTTACACAGGAGAAGATCTTTATCAAAAAAGTGAACGTGATCTCATATATCTATTTGGAAAAAGAGGTAAATATTTATATGAAAGAGTAAGAGGAAAAGATGAACGAGAGGTAAAAAGTGAACGCCAACGAAAAAGTGTCGGAGCAGAAAGAACATTTTCAGTTGATACGAATCAAGATGAAGAGATTTTGCGTAAAATTGAAATGTTGTGTGAAAAGATTGAAGAACGTTTAGAAAAACTGCAAAAAGCAGGGTATACAGTGACTGTAAAAATAAAAACCAATACATTTGAAACGCATACGAAACAACAAAGCTTAAAAACACCTGTACAGCAAGCGCGAGACATTTATCAAATTGCGTATGATCTCTATTATGATGTAAAAGATCCGGATATTCCAATTCGGCTTATAGGTGTTACGGTTGGTACTTTACAAGATGCTGCTTTCCGCAATATGACCATATATGACTTTTTATAG
- a CDS encoding nucleotidyl transferase AbiEii/AbiGii toxin family protein, which translates to MRTYYFLESILKKLSNSSFSSHYIFKGGFLLSNVIGMTSRITVDIDFLFDRITLSKETVYHQLTEILAAPENNISFTIQSIKPIRKNDDYGGYRAIILCQLENIKQVMPLYIATGDFVTPFPITYKYQSIFDNNHFSIIAYTIETILAEKLQTIYSKNFLNSRSKAFYDIYILSKLKHNDIDFPQLRIACTKTFSHRHTELNYKKFIALLESFKTDHIQNKQWQSYSKKHSYTKNILFKDILHEMIALLLILQTINSYE; encoded by the coding sequence ATGCGGACTTATTATTTTTTAGAATCAATACTAAAGAAATTAAGTAACAGCTCTTTTTCTAGTCATTATATTTTTAAAGGTGGGTTTTTACTATCAAATGTCATTGGTATGACATCACGAATTACCGTTGATATCGATTTTCTTTTTGACAGAATAACACTCTCAAAAGAAACTGTGTATCATCAACTAACAGAAATTTTGGCAGCTCCAGAAAATAATATTTCTTTTACAATTCAATCCATTAAACCTATTAGAAAAAATGATGATTATGGTGGTTACCGTGCAATTATTCTATGCCAACTTGAAAATATTAAACAAGTTATGCCATTATATATTGCGACAGGCGATTTTGTCACCCCTTTTCCTATCACTTATAAATATCAATCAATTTTTGATAATAATCACTTTTCAATTATTGCATATACAATTGAAACAATTTTAGCTGAAAAGTTACAGACAATTTATTCAAAAAACTTCTTAAACAGCCGCAGTAAAGCCTTTTATGATATCTACATACTCTCCAAATTAAAACATAACGATATTGATTTTCCCCAATTACGAATTGCTTGCACAAAAACTTTTTCACATCGTCATACTGAACTCAATTACAAAAAATTCATCGCATTGCTAGAAAGTTTTAAGACTGATCATATTCAAAACAAACAATGGCAGTCTTATTCTAAGAAACATAGTTACACAAAAAATATTCTCTTCAAAGATATTCTCCATGAAATGATTGCCCTATTGCTAATCCTTCAAACAATTAATAGCTATGAATGA
- a CDS encoding NtaA/DmoA family FMN-dependent monooxygenase (This protein belongs to a clade of FMN-dependent monooxygenases, within a broader family of flavin-dependent oxidoreductases, the luciferase-like monooxygenase (LMM) family, some of whose members use coenzyme F420 rather than FMN.): protein MAENKKQMMLGLAMFGVPGLSFKSWSDPKINFEKYPDLSYDIKAAQLAEKGKFQFMFFGDFPATKETDNANAQSMGVDPLLIATVIAHNTKHIGMAITKATSWNSVYEIARQFKSLDAISNGRAAWNAVTGANGVSASAYGVKLSPSFDRYGKAYEFTEAVQTLWGTWGEDALKLDKENKVFADYDEVESVSIKGKYVESTGTLPIPPSKQGQPVIFHSGGSGNSIAYAGKYANAMIGEVWTIEQGRETRNALRQTAVENGRDPDEIKFIAGVMPLIGDTKKDALERHSQFIDEQTFYQRVAQIGYALGVQFTMADIDKPIDPEILDNVVVTPYSDPRIENIIKVAREGWTLRYVIYHSVIDYHPAAVGTAEDIADYLTEWFEQGGADGFWVMPNVYEVDLPRFVDEVVPILQERGIFHEDYEGDTLRENFGIPYQYGLKKEEK from the coding sequence ATGGCAGAAAATAAAAAGCAAATGATGCTAGGATTAGCCATGTTTGGCGTACCAGGTTTAAGTTTTAAATCATGGTCAGATCCCAAAATCAATTTTGAAAAATACCCAGATTTATCCTATGACATTAAGGCTGCACAATTAGCAGAAAAAGGAAAGTTCCAGTTTATGTTCTTTGGTGATTTTCCTGCCACAAAAGAAACGGATAATGCAAATGCGCAATCTATGGGTGTAGATCCTTTATTGATTGCGACAGTGATTGCACATAATACAAAACACATTGGGATGGCAATTACAAAAGCGACATCTTGGAATAGTGTTTATGAAATTGCAAGACAGTTTAAATCGCTAGATGCGATCAGTAATGGGCGTGCCGCTTGGAATGCGGTAACAGGTGCGAACGGTGTGAGTGCAAGTGCATATGGAGTTAAGCTTTCACCAAGTTTCGATCGTTATGGTAAAGCGTATGAATTTACAGAAGCGGTTCAAACGCTATGGGGAACTTGGGGTGAAGATGCGCTAAAACTTGATAAAGAAAATAAAGTTTTTGCTGATTATGATGAAGTGGAATCAGTCTCTATCAAAGGGAAATATGTTGAAAGTACAGGTACGCTTCCAATCCCGCCTTCAAAACAAGGACAACCTGTTATTTTCCATTCAGGCGGTTCTGGCAATAGTATCGCTTATGCTGGGAAGTATGCGAATGCTATGATTGGAGAAGTTTGGACGATTGAGCAAGGACGAGAAACACGTAATGCGTTAAGACAAACGGCTGTTGAAAATGGTCGTGACCCAGATGAAATTAAATTTATTGCTGGCGTTATGCCTTTAATAGGAGATACGAAAAAAGATGCATTAGAGCGTCATTCACAATTTATTGATGAGCAAACGTTTTATCAAAGAGTTGCTCAAATTGGCTATGCATTAGGTGTACAATTTACAATGGCTGATATTGATAAGCCAATTGATCCCGAAATTTTAGATAATGTTGTTGTGACACCATACAGTGATCCTAGAATTGAAAACATTATCAAAGTTGCACGTGAAGGCTGGACATTACGTTATGTCATTTACCACTCTGTTATTGACTATCATCCAGCAGCAGTAGGTACAGCAGAAGATATCGCGGATTATTTAACTGAATGGTTTGAACAAGGCGGTGCAGATGGCTTTTGGGTGATGCCGAATGTTTATGAAGTTGACTTACCACGCTTTGTAGATGAAGTGGTACCGATTTTACAAGAACGAGGTATTTTCCATGAAGATTATGAAGGTGATACATTAAGAGAAAACTTCGGCATACCGTATCAATATGGTTTGAAAAAAGAAGAAAAATAA
- a CDS encoding TetR/AcrR family transcriptional regulator, giving the protein MIQDLRFKKVEENLRSALLTLLKEKTYQKITVTDICQTAKCSRNAFYLHYESKENLYQAILMDIIVDIEESCRPVVEKYSDIGMAESKEYLTNILNAVEKHRPILSQLLDNKQVNFSDSLKESMVEVMCTYSKKINHDPDLDYIHYTTSGIVGFIEYWVVHTDYTLDEAKENLFKIAFQNTHSENNLF; this is encoded by the coding sequence ATGATTCAAGATTTAAGATTTAAAAAAGTAGAAGAAAATTTGAGATCTGCCCTATTAACATTATTAAAAGAAAAAACATATCAAAAAATTACTGTTACCGATATATGTCAAACAGCAAAATGTTCTAGAAATGCCTTTTATTTACACTATGAAAGTAAAGAAAATCTATATCAAGCCATTCTTATGGATATTATTGTAGATATTGAGGAGAGTTGTCGTCCTGTTGTTGAAAAGTATTCTGATATCGGTATGGCAGAATCTAAAGAATATTTAACGAACATCTTGAATGCTGTTGAAAAACATCGTCCGATTCTGTCACAACTATTAGACAACAAACAGGTTAATTTTTCGGATAGTTTAAAGGAGAGTATGGTTGAAGTGATGTGCACCTACTCTAAAAAAATTAACCATGATCCTGATTTAGACTATATTCACTACACAACGAGTGGTATCGTTGGATTTATCGAATATTGGGTCGTCCATACTGATTACACCTTAGATGAGGCAAAAGAAAATCTCTTTAAAATTGCCTTTCAAAATACCCATTCAGAAAATAATTTATTTTAA